Proteins encoded within one genomic window of Neodiprion fabricii isolate iyNeoFabr1 chromosome 6, iyNeoFabr1.1, whole genome shotgun sequence:
- the LOC124185314 gene encoding rho GTPase-activating protein 19 isoform X4 has protein sequence MEDFNEGVDGKLAYRMRKVNSEQFHTLVRMHLSFELDLNTEDSDCVAEKVKLKKWSLISFSKKPKSTINLQKEVIEGAPLSHEGITQVKQLIEYLSTEQSIVQEGIFRRTGKLTRQQDLKNALYQGIRLNFEDGQFSVHDCASVLKSFLAELPEPLLTDLHYPAHCQIAELWCGDMKANECRLLRSLQLLLLLLPSENRILLRYVLRLLNKTASFEHSNKMNCDSLATLFTPHLLCPRKLSPEALHINSQTLSGLVAFMITKGIEMFDIPPKLATDIRAYWVEQERKLLSPTKNDLNESISDATGTAHTVFSFVDHKLTAKANSTQDTQAALAQLYAHIQAMPESAKKRRLVKQFNKENGQGTPRQVKNLRTKSLGDSIKKHIFQKKILGHKKPVDINIGCSNITRSSSEENILSSETMMTPRSRKPVMMISGSNLCNLATLNNGCTPCSSGSNIQRSNLDLTQKKSCTSILEECQKIDSMSGELVLTDNQGNTETKENFGNLNEDRNFVTSIEDEYCNEIIEASSVSITSTFREYLLSRSVLTASPVDLSFTSRTDDFDQSESDLNILNEDRLSDSLLHCLDGNQPSSDTSGIVSGSTNSVSNSPEKIDEVINQSPRKRGTNLQRDDSKKSVTDKKVTNELKFQTLWNKQLSESTLKPLKAKETLQETSF, from the exons ATGGAAGACTTTAACGAAGGGGTCGACGGAAAGTTGGCTTACAGAATGCGAAAAGTTAATTCTGAACAATTTCACACCCTCGTCAGGATGCACCTGTCCTTTGAATTGGACCTCAACACTGAAGA TAGCGATTGTGTAGCGGAAAAAGTCAAGCTCAAAAAATGGAGCCTGATAAGTTTCTCAAAAAAGCCTAAGTCAACCATCAATCTACAGAAGGAAGTGATAGAGGGTGCTCCTTTGTCACATGAGGGTATAACTCAAGTCAAACAGCTGATTGAATATCTGTCAACTGAACAAA GCATCGTACAAGAAGGGATTTTTCGACGAACAGGAAAGCTCACCAGGCAACAAGACCTGAAGAATGCACTATATCAGGGAATCCGATTAAACTTTGAAGATGGCCAATTTAGTGTTCATGACTGTGCTTCCGTTTTAAAAAGTTTCTTAGCTGAATTACCAGAGCCACTGTTAACAGACTTGCACTATCCCGCTCACTGTCAAATAGCTG agCTATGGTGTGGTGATATGAAAGCAAACGAATGCAGACTCCTTAGATCGTTACAGCTACTTTTGCTTTTATTACCATCTGAAAATCGGATTCTGCTTAGATATGTTCTAAGGTTGCTAAACAAGACTGCGAGCTTTGAACACAGCAACAAAATGAATTGTGATAGCCTTGCAACATTATTCACCCCGCACTTGCTGTGTCCAAGGAAACTATCACCCGAAGCTCTGCACATAAATTCACAGACTTTGTCAGGACTAGTTGCCTTCATGATTACAAAAGGCATTGAAATGTTTGACATTCCTCCAAAACTAGCCACTGATATTAGAGCTTACTGGGTTGAACAGGAAAGGAAACTTCTGAGTCCTACAAAAAATGAT CTAAATGAATCAATATCAGATGCAACTGGTACAGCTCACACAGTGTTTAGTTTTGTCGATCATAAATTAACAGCCAAAGCAAACTCCACACAAGACACACAGGCAGCATTAGCGCAGTTGTACGCTCATATTCAGGCCATGCCAGAATCTGCGAAAAAACGCAGGTTGGTTAAACAATTCAATAAAGAAAACGGACAGGGGACACCTAGGCAGGTGAAGAATTTGAGAACCAAAAGCCTAGGAGATTCAATAAAGAAGCATATTTTCCAAAAGAAAATACTAGGCCATAAAAAACCAGTAGACATCAACATTGGTTGTAGCAATATCACTAGATCTAGTAGCGAGGAGAATATATTGTCGTCG GAAACTATGATGACTCCACGTTCAAGAAAACCAGTGATGATGATCTCTGGGTCAAACTTATGCAATCTTGCAACATTAAATAACGGATGCACGCCATGCAGTTCTGGTTCGAACATTCAAAGATCAAACTTGGATCTTACacagaaaaaaagttgtacaTCCATTTTGGAAGAGTGTCAAAAGATAGACAGTATGAGTGGTGAGTTGGTACTAACTGACAATCAAGGTAATACCGAGACCAAAGAAAACTTCGGAAATTTAAATGAGGATAGAAATTTTGTGACCTCAATAGAAGACGAATATTGTAACGAAATAATTGAGGCAAGTAGCGTTTCCATAACAAGTACATTTCGAGAATATCTATTATCACGAAGCGTACTAACTGCGAGTCCTGTTGACTTAAGTTTCACGTCTCGTACTGACGATTTTGACCAATCTGAGTCAGATTTAAATATTCTTAACGAAGATAGACTATCCGATAGTCTTCTGCATTGCTTGGATGGAAATCAACCTAGTTCCGATACATCTGGCATAGTTTCTGGTAGTACCAACAGTGTCAGTAACTCTCCAGAGAAAATTGATGAGGTTATTAACCAATCACCAAGAAAAAGGGGAACGAATCTCCAGCGTGACGATTCTAAAAAATCTGTCACTGACAAAAAGGTTACAAATGAATTGAAGTTTCAAACTCTATGGAACAAACAATTGAGTGAATCTACACTGAAACCACTAAAAGCGAAGGAAACATTACAAGAGACTTCTTTTTAA
- the LOC124185317 gene encoding U6 snRNA-associated Sm-like protein LSm1, whose product MNVVPGTASLLEELDKKLMVLLRDGRTLIGYLRSVDQFANLVLHRTIERIHVGKEYGDIPRGVFIVRGENVVLLGEIDGDKEKDLPLSQVPVDDILDAQRREQELKQDQEQLMSKALKERGLSYIPDLGHDDMF is encoded by the exons atgaacgtagTGCCCGGAACAGCGTCCCTCCTCGAAGAACTAGACA AAAAGCTAATGGTTCTGTTAAGAGATGGTAGAACACTTATCGGATATCTCAGAAGTGTTGATCAATTTGCCAACCTGGTCCTTCATCGAACTATCGAAAGAATTCACGTCGGCAAAGAATATGGAGATATTCCTCGGGGCGTTTTCATCGTCCGAGGCGAGAATGTTGTTCTTTTGGGTGAAATA GATGGGGACAAGGAAAAGGATCTGCCACTATCTCAGGTGCCCGTAGATGATATATTAGATGCTCAAAGACGAGAGCAAGAATTGAAGCAAGATCAAGAACAACTGATGAGCAAAGCTCTGAAAGAACGAGGCCTCTCCTACATTCCGGATTTGGGGCATGATGACATGTTCTGA
- the LOC124185314 gene encoding uncharacterized protein LOC124185314 isoform X3, translated as MEDFNEGVDGKLAYRMRKVNSEQFHTLVRMHLSFELDLNTEDDCVAEKVKLKKWSLISFSKKPKSTINLQKEVIEGAPLSHEGITQVKQLIEYLSTEQSIVQEGIFRRTGKLTRQQDLKNALYQGIRLNFEDGQFSVHDCASVLKSFLAELPEPLLTDLHYPAHCQIAELWCGDMKANECRLLRSLQLLLLLLPSENRILLRYVLRLLNKTASFEHSNKMNCDSLATLFTPHLLCPRKLSPEALHINSQTLSGLVAFMITKGIEMFDIPPKLATDIRAYWVEQERKLLSPTKNDLNESISDATGTAHTVFSFVDHKLTAKANSTQDTQAALAQLYAHIQAMPESAKKRRLVKQFNKENGQGTPRQVKNLRTKSLGDSIKKHIFQKKILGHKKPVDINIGCSNITRSSSEENILSSSLEKSLLPPKTLFSKSDDELSPDIYEPLEADNLLHVKHISSSTGSLNTSNLGHCKSKKKMLLANFINISAEKSVKKFENAAINKSSERVKESFSQRESDKNSCPVKLQSKASNLRDINTSKNLRFSRQLSEPESYSTEAASNMNDSEFVRQNSDPIFPVRRRPNIEVVFPPRKSMPDIQSEISPQKTETSVSETSSYAASTVLSRFCNTYTARTSTPAKNLLRKSLAAATAAATANECTLTPIAYHDKSMSPITQSTTKMSKAMQETMMTPRSRKPVMMISGSNLCNLATLNNGCTPCSSGSNIQRSNLDLTQKKSCTSILEECQKIDSMSGELVLTDNQGNTETKENFGNLNEDRNFVTSIEDEYCNEIIEASSVSITSTFREYLLSRSVLTASPVDLSFTSRTDDFDQSESDLNILNEDRLSDSLLHCLDGNQPSSDTSGIVSGSTNSVSNSPEKIDEVINQSPRKRGTNLQRDDSKKSVTDKKVTNELKFQTLWNKQLSESTLKPLKAKETLQETSF; from the exons ATGGAAGACTTTAACGAAGGGGTCGACGGAAAGTTGGCTTACAGAATGCGAAAAGTTAATTCTGAACAATTTCACACCCTCGTCAGGATGCACCTGTCCTTTGAATTGGACCTCAACACTGAAGA CGATTGTGTAGCGGAAAAAGTCAAGCTCAAAAAATGGAGCCTGATAAGTTTCTCAAAAAAGCCTAAGTCAACCATCAATCTACAGAAGGAAGTGATAGAGGGTGCTCCTTTGTCACATGAGGGTATAACTCAAGTCAAACAGCTGATTGAATATCTGTCAACTGAACAAA GCATCGTACAAGAAGGGATTTTTCGACGAACAGGAAAGCTCACCAGGCAACAAGACCTGAAGAATGCACTATATCAGGGAATCCGATTAAACTTTGAAGATGGCCAATTTAGTGTTCATGACTGTGCTTCCGTTTTAAAAAGTTTCTTAGCTGAATTACCAGAGCCACTGTTAACAGACTTGCACTATCCCGCTCACTGTCAAATAGCTG agCTATGGTGTGGTGATATGAAAGCAAACGAATGCAGACTCCTTAGATCGTTACAGCTACTTTTGCTTTTATTACCATCTGAAAATCGGATTCTGCTTAGATATGTTCTAAGGTTGCTAAACAAGACTGCGAGCTTTGAACACAGCAACAAAATGAATTGTGATAGCCTTGCAACATTATTCACCCCGCACTTGCTGTGTCCAAGGAAACTATCACCCGAAGCTCTGCACATAAATTCACAGACTTTGTCAGGACTAGTTGCCTTCATGATTACAAAAGGCATTGAAATGTTTGACATTCCTCCAAAACTAGCCACTGATATTAGAGCTTACTGGGTTGAACAGGAAAGGAAACTTCTGAGTCCTACAAAAAATGAT CTAAATGAATCAATATCAGATGCAACTGGTACAGCTCACACAGTGTTTAGTTTTGTCGATCATAAATTAACAGCCAAAGCAAACTCCACACAAGACACACAGGCAGCATTAGCGCAGTTGTACGCTCATATTCAGGCCATGCCAGAATCTGCGAAAAAACGCAGGTTGGTTAAACAATTCAATAAAGAAAACGGACAGGGGACACCTAGGCAGGTGAAGAATTTGAGAACCAAAAGCCTAGGAGATTCAATAAAGAAGCATATTTTCCAAAAGAAAATACTAGGCCATAAAAAACCAGTAGACATCAACATTGGTTGTAGCAATATCACTAGATCTAGTAGCGAGGAGAATATATTGTCGTCG AGCTTGGAAAAATCATTGCTTCCGCCAAAAACGCTCTTCAGTAAATCAGATGATGAACTGAGCCCGGATATCTACGAGCCATTGGAAGCAGATAATCTACTGCATGTAAAGCATATAAGCAGCAGCACAGGGAGCTTGAACACGTCTAATCTGGGGCATTGCAAGTCAAAGAAGAAAATGCTGCTTgcgaattttataaatatcagCGCAGAGAAAAgcgtcaaaaaatttgaaaacgctgcaataaataaatcatcaGAAAGGGTCAAGGAAAGTTTCAGTCAACGTGAATCAGACAAGAATAGCTGTCCAGTAAAATTGCAAAGCAAAGCTTCCAACTTGCGAGATATTAATACCTCAAAAAATCTACGATTTTCACGCCAATTAAGTGAACCTGAGAGTTATTCGACAGAGGCTGCCTCTAATATGAATGATAGCGAATTCGTGAGGCAAAATTCAGACCCGATATTTCCTGTAAGAAGAAGACCCAACATAGAAGTGGTTTTTCCTCCCAGGAAATCTATGCCTGATATACAATCTGAAATTTCTCCACAAAAGACAGAAACTTCAGTCTCTGAAACATCAAGCTATGCAGCTTCAACAGTATTGAGTAGATTCTGCAACACATATACGGCACGTACATCGACACCAGCTAAGAATTTATTACGAAAAAGTTTagctgctgctactgctgctgctacaGCTAATGAATGCACATTGACGCCCATTGCATACCACGACAAAAGCATGAGCCCAATTACTCAAAGCACGACGAAGATGAGTAAAGCTATGCAG GAAACTATGATGACTCCACGTTCAAGAAAACCAGTGATGATGATCTCTGGGTCAAACTTATGCAATCTTGCAACATTAAATAACGGATGCACGCCATGCAGTTCTGGTTCGAACATTCAAAGATCAAACTTGGATCTTACacagaaaaaaagttgtacaTCCATTTTGGAAGAGTGTCAAAAGATAGACAGTATGAGTGGTGAGTTGGTACTAACTGACAATCAAGGTAATACCGAGACCAAAGAAAACTTCGGAAATTTAAATGAGGATAGAAATTTTGTGACCTCAATAGAAGACGAATATTGTAACGAAATAATTGAGGCAAGTAGCGTTTCCATAACAAGTACATTTCGAGAATATCTATTATCACGAAGCGTACTAACTGCGAGTCCTGTTGACTTAAGTTTCACGTCTCGTACTGACGATTTTGACCAATCTGAGTCAGATTTAAATATTCTTAACGAAGATAGACTATCCGATAGTCTTCTGCATTGCTTGGATGGAAATCAACCTAGTTCCGATACATCTGGCATAGTTTCTGGTAGTACCAACAGTGTCAGTAACTCTCCAGAGAAAATTGATGAGGTTATTAACCAATCACCAAGAAAAAGGGGAACGAATCTCCAGCGTGACGATTCTAAAAAATCTGTCACTGACAAAAAGGTTACAAATGAATTGAAGTTTCAAACTCTATGGAACAAACAATTGAGTGAATCTACACTGAAACCACTAAAAGCGAAGGAAACATTACAAGAGACTTCTTTTTAA
- the LOC124185314 gene encoding uncharacterized protein LOC124185314 isoform X1, with protein sequence MEDFNEGVDGKLAYRMRKVNSEQFHTLVRMHLSFELDLNTEDSDCVAEKVKLKKWSLISFSKKPKSTINLQKEVIEGAPLSHEGITQVKQLIEYLSTEQSIVQEGIFRRTGKLTRQQDLKNALYQGIRLNFEDGQFSVHDCASVLKSFLAELPEPLLTDLHYPAHCQIAELWCGDMKANECRLLRSLQLLLLLLPSENRILLRYVLRLLNKTASFEHSNKMNCDSLATLFTPHLLCPRKLSPEALHINSQTLSGLVAFMITKGIEMFDIPPKLATDIRAYWVEQERKLLSPTKNDLNESISDATGTAHTVFSFVDHKLTAKANSTQDTQAALAQLYAHIQAMPESAKKRRLVKQFNKENGQGTPRQVKNLRTKSLGDSIKKHIFQKKILGHKKPVDINIGCSNITRSSSEENILSSSLEKSLLPPKTLFSKSDDELSPDIYEPLEADNLLHVKHISSSTGSLNTSNLGHCKSKKKMLLANFINISAEKSVKKFENAAINKSSERVKESFSQRESDKNSCPVKLQSKASNLRDINTSKNLRFSRQLSEPESYSTEAASNMNDSEFVRQNSDPIFPVRRRPNIEVVFPPRKSMPDIQSEISPQKTETSVSETSSYAASTVLSRFCNTYTARTSTPAKNLLRKSLAAATAAATANECTLTPIAYHDKSMSPITQSTTKMSKAMQETMMTPRSRKPVMMISGSNLCNLATLNNGCTPCSSGSNIQRSNLDLTQKKSCTSILEECQKIDSMSGELVLTDNQGNTETKENFGNLNEDRNFVTSIEDEYCNEIIEASSVSITSTFREYLLSRSVLTASPVDLSFTSRTDDFDQSESDLNILNEDRLSDSLLHCLDGNQPSSDTSGIVSGSTNSVSNSPEKIDEVINQSPRKRGTNLQRDDSKKSVTDKKVTNELKFQTLWNKQLSESTLKPLKAKETLQETSF encoded by the exons ATGGAAGACTTTAACGAAGGGGTCGACGGAAAGTTGGCTTACAGAATGCGAAAAGTTAATTCTGAACAATTTCACACCCTCGTCAGGATGCACCTGTCCTTTGAATTGGACCTCAACACTGAAGA TAGCGATTGTGTAGCGGAAAAAGTCAAGCTCAAAAAATGGAGCCTGATAAGTTTCTCAAAAAAGCCTAAGTCAACCATCAATCTACAGAAGGAAGTGATAGAGGGTGCTCCTTTGTCACATGAGGGTATAACTCAAGTCAAACAGCTGATTGAATATCTGTCAACTGAACAAA GCATCGTACAAGAAGGGATTTTTCGACGAACAGGAAAGCTCACCAGGCAACAAGACCTGAAGAATGCACTATATCAGGGAATCCGATTAAACTTTGAAGATGGCCAATTTAGTGTTCATGACTGTGCTTCCGTTTTAAAAAGTTTCTTAGCTGAATTACCAGAGCCACTGTTAACAGACTTGCACTATCCCGCTCACTGTCAAATAGCTG agCTATGGTGTGGTGATATGAAAGCAAACGAATGCAGACTCCTTAGATCGTTACAGCTACTTTTGCTTTTATTACCATCTGAAAATCGGATTCTGCTTAGATATGTTCTAAGGTTGCTAAACAAGACTGCGAGCTTTGAACACAGCAACAAAATGAATTGTGATAGCCTTGCAACATTATTCACCCCGCACTTGCTGTGTCCAAGGAAACTATCACCCGAAGCTCTGCACATAAATTCACAGACTTTGTCAGGACTAGTTGCCTTCATGATTACAAAAGGCATTGAAATGTTTGACATTCCTCCAAAACTAGCCACTGATATTAGAGCTTACTGGGTTGAACAGGAAAGGAAACTTCTGAGTCCTACAAAAAATGAT CTAAATGAATCAATATCAGATGCAACTGGTACAGCTCACACAGTGTTTAGTTTTGTCGATCATAAATTAACAGCCAAAGCAAACTCCACACAAGACACACAGGCAGCATTAGCGCAGTTGTACGCTCATATTCAGGCCATGCCAGAATCTGCGAAAAAACGCAGGTTGGTTAAACAATTCAATAAAGAAAACGGACAGGGGACACCTAGGCAGGTGAAGAATTTGAGAACCAAAAGCCTAGGAGATTCAATAAAGAAGCATATTTTCCAAAAGAAAATACTAGGCCATAAAAAACCAGTAGACATCAACATTGGTTGTAGCAATATCACTAGATCTAGTAGCGAGGAGAATATATTGTCGTCG AGCTTGGAAAAATCATTGCTTCCGCCAAAAACGCTCTTCAGTAAATCAGATGATGAACTGAGCCCGGATATCTACGAGCCATTGGAAGCAGATAATCTACTGCATGTAAAGCATATAAGCAGCAGCACAGGGAGCTTGAACACGTCTAATCTGGGGCATTGCAAGTCAAAGAAGAAAATGCTGCTTgcgaattttataaatatcagCGCAGAGAAAAgcgtcaaaaaatttgaaaacgctgcaataaataaatcatcaGAAAGGGTCAAGGAAAGTTTCAGTCAACGTGAATCAGACAAGAATAGCTGTCCAGTAAAATTGCAAAGCAAAGCTTCCAACTTGCGAGATATTAATACCTCAAAAAATCTACGATTTTCACGCCAATTAAGTGAACCTGAGAGTTATTCGACAGAGGCTGCCTCTAATATGAATGATAGCGAATTCGTGAGGCAAAATTCAGACCCGATATTTCCTGTAAGAAGAAGACCCAACATAGAAGTGGTTTTTCCTCCCAGGAAATCTATGCCTGATATACAATCTGAAATTTCTCCACAAAAGACAGAAACTTCAGTCTCTGAAACATCAAGCTATGCAGCTTCAACAGTATTGAGTAGATTCTGCAACACATATACGGCACGTACATCGACACCAGCTAAGAATTTATTACGAAAAAGTTTagctgctgctactgctgctgctacaGCTAATGAATGCACATTGACGCCCATTGCATACCACGACAAAAGCATGAGCCCAATTACTCAAAGCACGACGAAGATGAGTAAAGCTATGCAG GAAACTATGATGACTCCACGTTCAAGAAAACCAGTGATGATGATCTCTGGGTCAAACTTATGCAATCTTGCAACATTAAATAACGGATGCACGCCATGCAGTTCTGGTTCGAACATTCAAAGATCAAACTTGGATCTTACacagaaaaaaagttgtacaTCCATTTTGGAAGAGTGTCAAAAGATAGACAGTATGAGTGGTGAGTTGGTACTAACTGACAATCAAGGTAATACCGAGACCAAAGAAAACTTCGGAAATTTAAATGAGGATAGAAATTTTGTGACCTCAATAGAAGACGAATATTGTAACGAAATAATTGAGGCAAGTAGCGTTTCCATAACAAGTACATTTCGAGAATATCTATTATCACGAAGCGTACTAACTGCGAGTCCTGTTGACTTAAGTTTCACGTCTCGTACTGACGATTTTGACCAATCTGAGTCAGATTTAAATATTCTTAACGAAGATAGACTATCCGATAGTCTTCTGCATTGCTTGGATGGAAATCAACCTAGTTCCGATACATCTGGCATAGTTTCTGGTAGTACCAACAGTGTCAGTAACTCTCCAGAGAAAATTGATGAGGTTATTAACCAATCACCAAGAAAAAGGGGAACGAATCTCCAGCGTGACGATTCTAAAAAATCTGTCACTGACAAAAAGGTTACAAATGAATTGAAGTTTCAAACTCTATGGAACAAACAATTGAGTGAATCTACACTGAAACCACTAAAAGCGAAGGAAACATTACAAGAGACTTCTTTTTAA
- the LOC124185314 gene encoding uncharacterized protein LOC124185314 isoform X2 encodes MSKNCSPSCQCVLHALGSVWREAENLVSTSVSSTRCCLTYCLCDCVAEKVKLKKWSLISFSKKPKSTINLQKEVIEGAPLSHEGITQVKQLIEYLSTEQSIVQEGIFRRTGKLTRQQDLKNALYQGIRLNFEDGQFSVHDCASVLKSFLAELPEPLLTDLHYPAHCQIAELWCGDMKANECRLLRSLQLLLLLLPSENRILLRYVLRLLNKTASFEHSNKMNCDSLATLFTPHLLCPRKLSPEALHINSQTLSGLVAFMITKGIEMFDIPPKLATDIRAYWVEQERKLLSPTKNDLNESISDATGTAHTVFSFVDHKLTAKANSTQDTQAALAQLYAHIQAMPESAKKRRLVKQFNKENGQGTPRQVKNLRTKSLGDSIKKHIFQKKILGHKKPVDINIGCSNITRSSSEENILSSSLEKSLLPPKTLFSKSDDELSPDIYEPLEADNLLHVKHISSSTGSLNTSNLGHCKSKKKMLLANFINISAEKSVKKFENAAINKSSERVKESFSQRESDKNSCPVKLQSKASNLRDINTSKNLRFSRQLSEPESYSTEAASNMNDSEFVRQNSDPIFPVRRRPNIEVVFPPRKSMPDIQSEISPQKTETSVSETSSYAASTVLSRFCNTYTARTSTPAKNLLRKSLAAATAAATANECTLTPIAYHDKSMSPITQSTTKMSKAMQETMMTPRSRKPVMMISGSNLCNLATLNNGCTPCSSGSNIQRSNLDLTQKKSCTSILEECQKIDSMSGELVLTDNQGNTETKENFGNLNEDRNFVTSIEDEYCNEIIEASSVSITSTFREYLLSRSVLTASPVDLSFTSRTDDFDQSESDLNILNEDRLSDSLLHCLDGNQPSSDTSGIVSGSTNSVSNSPEKIDEVINQSPRKRGTNLQRDDSKKSVTDKKVTNELKFQTLWNKQLSESTLKPLKAKETLQETSF; translated from the exons ATGTCCAAGAACTGTTCTCCTTCGTGTCAATGCGTTCTGCATGCGTTGGGTAGTGTATGGCGAGAAGCCGAAAATCTAGTCTCAACCTCGGTATCAAGCACGAGATGCTGTCTGACGTACTGTTTGTG CGATTGTGTAGCGGAAAAAGTCAAGCTCAAAAAATGGAGCCTGATAAGTTTCTCAAAAAAGCCTAAGTCAACCATCAATCTACAGAAGGAAGTGATAGAGGGTGCTCCTTTGTCACATGAGGGTATAACTCAAGTCAAACAGCTGATTGAATATCTGTCAACTGAACAAA GCATCGTACAAGAAGGGATTTTTCGACGAACAGGAAAGCTCACCAGGCAACAAGACCTGAAGAATGCACTATATCAGGGAATCCGATTAAACTTTGAAGATGGCCAATTTAGTGTTCATGACTGTGCTTCCGTTTTAAAAAGTTTCTTAGCTGAATTACCAGAGCCACTGTTAACAGACTTGCACTATCCCGCTCACTGTCAAATAGCTG agCTATGGTGTGGTGATATGAAAGCAAACGAATGCAGACTCCTTAGATCGTTACAGCTACTTTTGCTTTTATTACCATCTGAAAATCGGATTCTGCTTAGATATGTTCTAAGGTTGCTAAACAAGACTGCGAGCTTTGAACACAGCAACAAAATGAATTGTGATAGCCTTGCAACATTATTCACCCCGCACTTGCTGTGTCCAAGGAAACTATCACCCGAAGCTCTGCACATAAATTCACAGACTTTGTCAGGACTAGTTGCCTTCATGATTACAAAAGGCATTGAAATGTTTGACATTCCTCCAAAACTAGCCACTGATATTAGAGCTTACTGGGTTGAACAGGAAAGGAAACTTCTGAGTCCTACAAAAAATGAT CTAAATGAATCAATATCAGATGCAACTGGTACAGCTCACACAGTGTTTAGTTTTGTCGATCATAAATTAACAGCCAAAGCAAACTCCACACAAGACACACAGGCAGCATTAGCGCAGTTGTACGCTCATATTCAGGCCATGCCAGAATCTGCGAAAAAACGCAGGTTGGTTAAACAATTCAATAAAGAAAACGGACAGGGGACACCTAGGCAGGTGAAGAATTTGAGAACCAAAAGCCTAGGAGATTCAATAAAGAAGCATATTTTCCAAAAGAAAATACTAGGCCATAAAAAACCAGTAGACATCAACATTGGTTGTAGCAATATCACTAGATCTAGTAGCGAGGAGAATATATTGTCGTCG AGCTTGGAAAAATCATTGCTTCCGCCAAAAACGCTCTTCAGTAAATCAGATGATGAACTGAGCCCGGATATCTACGAGCCATTGGAAGCAGATAATCTACTGCATGTAAAGCATATAAGCAGCAGCACAGGGAGCTTGAACACGTCTAATCTGGGGCATTGCAAGTCAAAGAAGAAAATGCTGCTTgcgaattttataaatatcagCGCAGAGAAAAgcgtcaaaaaatttgaaaacgctgcaataaataaatcatcaGAAAGGGTCAAGGAAAGTTTCAGTCAACGTGAATCAGACAAGAATAGCTGTCCAGTAAAATTGCAAAGCAAAGCTTCCAACTTGCGAGATATTAATACCTCAAAAAATCTACGATTTTCACGCCAATTAAGTGAACCTGAGAGTTATTCGACAGAGGCTGCCTCTAATATGAATGATAGCGAATTCGTGAGGCAAAATTCAGACCCGATATTTCCTGTAAGAAGAAGACCCAACATAGAAGTGGTTTTTCCTCCCAGGAAATCTATGCCTGATATACAATCTGAAATTTCTCCACAAAAGACAGAAACTTCAGTCTCTGAAACATCAAGCTATGCAGCTTCAACAGTATTGAGTAGATTCTGCAACACATATACGGCACGTACATCGACACCAGCTAAGAATTTATTACGAAAAAGTTTagctgctgctactgctgctgctacaGCTAATGAATGCACATTGACGCCCATTGCATACCACGACAAAAGCATGAGCCCAATTACTCAAAGCACGACGAAGATGAGTAAAGCTATGCAG GAAACTATGATGACTCCACGTTCAAGAAAACCAGTGATGATGATCTCTGGGTCAAACTTATGCAATCTTGCAACATTAAATAACGGATGCACGCCATGCAGTTCTGGTTCGAACATTCAAAGATCAAACTTGGATCTTACacagaaaaaaagttgtacaTCCATTTTGGAAGAGTGTCAAAAGATAGACAGTATGAGTGGTGAGTTGGTACTAACTGACAATCAAGGTAATACCGAGACCAAAGAAAACTTCGGAAATTTAAATGAGGATAGAAATTTTGTGACCTCAATAGAAGACGAATATTGTAACGAAATAATTGAGGCAAGTAGCGTTTCCATAACAAGTACATTTCGAGAATATCTATTATCACGAAGCGTACTAACTGCGAGTCCTGTTGACTTAAGTTTCACGTCTCGTACTGACGATTTTGACCAATCTGAGTCAGATTTAAATATTCTTAACGAAGATAGACTATCCGATAGTCTTCTGCATTGCTTGGATGGAAATCAACCTAGTTCCGATACATCTGGCATAGTTTCTGGTAGTACCAACAGTGTCAGTAACTCTCCAGAGAAAATTGATGAGGTTATTAACCAATCACCAAGAAAAAGGGGAACGAATCTCCAGCGTGACGATTCTAAAAAATCTGTCACTGACAAAAAGGTTACAAATGAATTGAAGTTTCAAACTCTATGGAACAAACAATTGAGTGAATCTACACTGAAACCACTAAAAGCGAAGGAAACATTACAAGAGACTTCTTTTTAA